A genomic window from Actinomycetaceae bacterium MB13-C1-2 includes:
- a CDS encoding prolyl oligopeptidase family serine peptidase, giving the protein MSETLFSDPASFVRAPRLSGLSASRDGRVIVTRRTISEEQNAFLDQLFEVTEDSARQLTFGTKSAALLAIGKRGEIYFSRNDPGAESKGDAIWMLPPSGEAREIFRYRGGIESVSATESNLLVTLSVLPSAWSDGASVEQALARSAELNKKREDAKVSGVLYARYPTRSWDHDEAAGECHLFISPLPELSAPTGIDPPKKADTDKKNEDHAAKLPASELKLTEVALPPRPDGVSDWDLDQVLASDDGSIAMITMRRRTEIDPVTEVYLLDLLSDDEPKLLFGAPDADISGELIYPDANAGILGHYLPPLPGQTVDIELQKIDFKSGEIVLLARSECNSMAVGAGNVLYLANDRGGRGGVFSVSSPEELRLVTPDDEYSYSSIAWAKDKLVALRSSIAEPATVVFIDPASGTVTEGPQLTPELELPGELTEVEAVATDGTPLRAWLAVPDGEGPHPLVVFAHGGPWGSWNDWTWRWNPWVFVARGYAVLLPDPGISTGYGQEMTSRGHDSIGDEPFTDIMALTDATIDRDDIDESRQLFAGGSYGGYMANWVAGHTGSRFKGIVTHASLWNIESMARTTDNGSWYRWMMAPIPAGPRQGPAQAELWSPHRFAQDIKVPMLVIHGDQDYRVPIGQGLELWMDLQRTSPELAHQFLYFPDEGHWILKPGNAQVWYETFLAFLDQHSEDRDFVRPELLG; this is encoded by the coding sequence GTGAGCGAAACACTATTCTCAGATCCAGCGTCCTTTGTCCGTGCCCCTCGTCTGAGCGGGCTATCTGCCTCCCGCGACGGTCGGGTCATTGTTACTCGGCGAACCATTAGTGAGGAGCAAAACGCATTCCTCGACCAGTTGTTCGAGGTCACGGAAGACTCGGCGCGTCAACTGACTTTTGGGACCAAGTCGGCAGCGCTCCTCGCAATTGGTAAACGAGGCGAAATCTACTTCAGCCGCAATGACCCGGGTGCAGAGTCGAAGGGTGACGCGATTTGGATGCTTCCGCCCTCAGGAGAAGCACGTGAGATCTTCCGTTACAGGGGCGGCATAGAATCCGTTTCGGCCACCGAGTCAAACCTCCTAGTAACTCTTTCGGTTCTGCCGTCGGCCTGGTCTGATGGAGCGTCGGTAGAGCAAGCTCTCGCCAGATCGGCCGAGCTGAACAAGAAGCGTGAAGATGCCAAGGTAAGTGGGGTTCTCTACGCCCGCTATCCCACTAGATCTTGGGATCACGACGAGGCGGCGGGGGAGTGCCACCTGTTCATTTCGCCCCTACCTGAGTTGTCTGCGCCTACAGGCATTGATCCTCCTAAGAAGGCCGATACCGATAAGAAGAACGAGGATCACGCCGCGAAGTTACCCGCCAGTGAACTCAAACTGACCGAGGTGGCGTTGCCCCCGAGGCCGGACGGTGTCAGCGATTGGGACTTGGATCAAGTTCTGGCTTCAGACGACGGATCGATCGCGATGATCACCATGAGACGCCGAACCGAGATCGATCCGGTAACAGAGGTCTACCTACTAGATCTGCTTTCTGATGACGAACCCAAACTACTCTTTGGAGCACCGGACGCCGACATCTCAGGCGAGTTGATTTATCCGGACGCAAATGCGGGAATCCTCGGACACTATCTGCCACCACTGCCAGGCCAAACGGTGGATATAGAACTACAAAAGATCGACTTCAAGTCTGGAGAGATCGTTCTGCTTGCCCGCAGTGAGTGTAACTCGATGGCCGTGGGAGCCGGGAACGTTCTTTATCTTGCGAACGATAGAGGTGGCCGGGGCGGAGTCTTCAGTGTTTCCTCGCCTGAGGAACTCAGACTCGTCACGCCCGACGATGAGTACTCATACTCCAGTATTGCCTGGGCAAAAGACAAACTGGTCGCCCTGCGATCAAGCATCGCAGAACCGGCTACCGTAGTCTTCATCGACCCGGCTTCTGGAACGGTTACCGAAGGCCCACAGCTTACCCCCGAACTTGAGCTGCCCGGTGAACTGACCGAGGTAGAGGCGGTAGCTACGGATGGAACGCCTCTTCGTGCGTGGCTCGCAGTTCCGGACGGCGAGGGCCCTCATCCGCTGGTCGTCTTCGCGCACGGTGGCCCATGGGGATCCTGGAACGACTGGACTTGGCGCTGGAACCCGTGGGTATTTGTCGCTCGCGGATACGCGGTACTGCTTCCAGACCCGGGTATCTCAACCGGATACGGTCAAGAGATGACCAGTCGTGGACACGACTCGATCGGCGATGAACCCTTCACTGATATCATGGCGCTAACTGACGCGACCATAGATCGCGACGATATCGATGAGAGTCGGCAGCTTTTTGCCGGGGGCTCATATGGGGGTTACATGGCTAACTGGGTCGCGGGTCATACAGGTAGTCGCTTCAAGGGCATCGTCACTCACGCCTCACTGTGGAACATCGAATCAATGGCAAGGACCACCGACAACGGTTCCTGGTACCGCTGGATGATGGCGCCGATTCCAGCAGGACCCAGACAGGGACCGGCGCAAGCGGAGCTTTGGTCACCGCATCGTTTTGCTCAGGACATCAAAGTTCCGATGCTGGTCATCCACGGAGACCAGGACTACCGTGTGCCGATTGGCCAGGGCCTGGAGTTGTGGATGGACTTGCAACGTACCAGCCCCGAACTTGCTCACCAATTCCTCTACTTCCCGGACGAGGGACACTGGATTCTAAAGCCTGGCAACGCGCAGGTTTGGTATGAAACTTTCTTGGCATTCCTCGACCAGCACTCAGAAGACAGGGATTTCGTACGTCCCGAATTACTCGGATAG
- a CDS encoding metal-sulfur cluster assembly factor yields the protein MSDQDGMAGNPMATPEPPPQLFGEIKPESDFGRVDVIELGNVGGEEVIEALKDVIDPELGINIVDLGLLYGVAIAPDNSITLNMTLTSAACPLTDVIERQAQMVLGPFSENVTVNWVWLPPWGPECITPDGRAQLRAIGFNV from the coding sequence ATGAGCGATCAAGACGGGATGGCTGGAAACCCGATGGCGACACCGGAGCCTCCACCGCAACTGTTCGGCGAAATAAAGCCGGAATCTGATTTCGGGCGTGTTGACGTCATTGAGCTTGGCAACGTCGGGGGCGAGGAAGTCATCGAGGCACTGAAAGACGTCATCGATCCAGAGTTGGGGATTAACATCGTTGACTTGGGCCTGCTATACGGTGTTGCGATTGCCCCGGACAACTCAATCACGCTGAACATGACGCTGACATCCGCCGCTTGTCCCCTAACTGACGTTATCGAACGACAGGCACAGATGGTGCTTGGCCCGTTTTCTGAGAACGTTACGGTGAACTGGGTTTGGCTTCCGCCATGGGGTCCGGAGTGCATCACCCCGGACGGTCGAGCGCAACTAAGGGCCATCGGCTTCAACGTGTGA